The Ignatzschineria rhizosphaerae genome contains a region encoding:
- a CDS encoding tetratricopeptide repeat protein: MKRNTIFLISLLVLTACASTAPQGARVRPVDGQPYHPSFSNEGATKAYALQDTPPVQAPQSNEVGFLGNQPQQNPGGNPVFPTNSANEQWPAVNNNAQQAHTPAAVNNHSPAPRGYDVATATPPTQAATGTQTPPPAPSGGNAVKVLLDDARKAVQENRLDKAASSLERAVRLEPRNASIWYDLAQIRLHQKNYAAAEQMANKSISFTKNEDLIKRNRQIITAAQSARSAGN, encoded by the coding sequence GTGAAAAGAAATACCATTTTTTTAATAAGCCTTTTAGTATTAACTGCATGTGCTAGCACTGCGCCACAAGGTGCTCGTGTTCGCCCTGTAGATGGCCAACCATATCATCCTTCATTTTCTAATGAAGGTGCTACAAAAGCTTATGCGTTACAAGATACCCCTCCTGTTCAAGCACCTCAAAGTAATGAGGTAGGATTTTTGGGAAATCAACCCCAACAAAATCCAGGTGGAAACCCTGTCTTCCCTACAAACTCGGCAAATGAGCAATGGCCTGCGGTGAATAATAATGCACAGCAAGCACACACTCCTGCGGCTGTGAATAATCATTCACCAGCACCCCGAGGATATGACGTAGCGACAGCAACTCCTCCTACTCAAGCAGCAACTGGAACGCAAACTCCCCCTCCGGCACCTAGTGGCGGAAATGCAGTCAAAGTTCTTCTTGATGACGCCCGCAAAGCCGTACAAGAAAATCGCCTAGATAAAGCTGCTAGCTCTCTTGAAAGAGCAGTGCGCTTAGAGCCTAGAAATGCGAGTATTTGGTACGATTTAGCACAAATTCGTCTTCACCAGAAGAATTATGCCGCTGCAGAACAAATGGCCAATAAATCTATTAGCTTTACGAAAAACGAAGATCTCATTAAGCGAAACCGTCAAATTATCACCGCGGCACAGAGCGCCCGATCAGCTGGCAACTAG
- the mrcB gene encoding penicillin-binding protein 1B has translation MKEKKKHLTTGERVNRAIAYLMRLVISVIVIVALITLPIFGYFIIKADQEVTPEFTNRQWSLPARVYARPLELFVGQDLKPKDMVQELEWIIYRPSKSLSQPGTYYHDTTNNTIGVHTRPFTYSDGIETPKTFRISFNKNKITNIKDLSSDEEISLTRIEPLLIASIYPSHNEDRILLKREEIPPMLIDTLLAMEDRAYYQHFGINPKGIIRAIITNFRAGGNVQGGSTLTQQLTKNYFLTPDKTIKRKIQEMFYSIVLDWRFEKDEILEAYVNEIYLSQDGDRAIHGFGLASEFFFGKPVNELSIGEIATLVAVIPSPSRYNPRRNPEIAIKRRNLIIDVLVEQNLLGAEDAALVKAEPLRILENPPPANTKFPAFIELVHKQLRTQYSADQLNSGGLRIFTTLDPIAQDYAEKSVMESLAQIEKDRGMREPILQGAIVIAKNNTGEIAAIVGDRNVRMAGFNRALNTNRPIGSLVKPFIYLRALEEPSRYSLATPLDDAQKVSLSIGGKKWEPNNYDRRLHGWVPLITALAKSYNLPVIRVGMDIGLENVIDTLYRLGVNPVQYNLPAVPASLLGSVDLPPLEVAQIYSTIANAGYYTPLRAIREVTDSNSNLLAQAEVDPIQAVEPAPNYLITQAMIDVVNQGTAGSVRHSVGNIRMAAKTGTTNDYRDSWFAGFTGNYTAVTWVGRDDNKPINRLTGTRGALPIWANAMKNLHLESISLEKPGDIIDVAVDLSTGLLPPREKCADTKIRTLPFIRGYQPSYTSECYYLPATPDSGGFIFE, from the coding sequence ATGAAAGAAAAAAAGAAACATCTCACCACAGGTGAACGAGTCAATCGCGCGATCGCATACTTAATGCGACTTGTAATCTCAGTGATTGTGATTGTTGCGCTCATTACATTGCCGATCTTTGGTTACTTTATTATTAAAGCAGACCAAGAAGTCACCCCTGAATTTACCAATCGTCAATGGTCGCTTCCTGCTAGAGTTTACGCAAGACCTCTTGAGTTATTTGTAGGTCAAGATTTAAAACCTAAAGATATGGTTCAAGAATTAGAGTGGATTATCTATCGCCCCTCTAAATCGCTATCTCAACCTGGAACTTACTATCATGACACGACCAATAATACTATTGGCGTGCATACAAGACCATTTACCTATAGCGATGGTATAGAAACACCTAAGACTTTTAGAATTAGTTTTAACAAAAATAAAATTACGAACATCAAAGATCTAAGTTCTGATGAAGAGATCTCTTTAACACGTATTGAGCCGCTCTTAATCGCATCGATCTATCCTTCACATAATGAAGATAGAATCCTTCTAAAACGAGAAGAGATTCCCCCCATGCTGATAGATACATTATTAGCAATGGAAGATCGTGCTTACTATCAACACTTTGGAATCAATCCCAAGGGGATTATACGAGCAATTATTACCAACTTTAGAGCCGGTGGTAACGTTCAAGGAGGATCAACCTTAACGCAGCAACTCACTAAGAACTACTTCTTAACTCCTGATAAAACGATTAAACGTAAAATCCAAGAGATGTTTTACTCCATCGTTTTAGATTGGCGTTTTGAAAAAGATGAAATTCTTGAAGCATACGTCAATGAAATCTATCTTTCACAAGATGGTGATCGTGCGATTCACGGTTTTGGTTTAGCATCTGAGTTCTTCTTTGGAAAACCTGTCAACGAGCTCTCTATTGGTGAAATTGCAACACTTGTTGCCGTCATTCCAAGCCCAAGCCGCTACAATCCACGCCGTAATCCTGAAATTGCGATTAAACGCCGTAATCTAATTATCGATGTGTTAGTTGAACAAAATCTATTAGGCGCTGAAGATGCAGCGCTCGTTAAAGCAGAGCCACTTCGTATTTTAGAAAACCCACCACCAGCGAATACAAAATTCCCAGCATTTATTGAACTTGTTCATAAGCAACTTAGAACGCAATATAGTGCAGATCAACTAAACTCTGGGGGGCTACGCATCTTTACAACGCTAGACCCGATCGCACAAGATTATGCAGAGAAATCAGTGATGGAATCACTAGCACAAATTGAGAAAGATCGTGGAATGCGCGAACCAATTCTCCAGGGTGCGATTGTTATCGCCAAGAATAATACCGGTGAAATCGCCGCTATTGTGGGTGATAGAAACGTTCGTATGGCAGGATTTAATCGTGCGCTCAATACCAATCGTCCTATCGGATCTTTAGTAAAACCTTTTATCTATTTAAGAGCCTTAGAAGAGCCGAGCCGCTACTCACTGGCAACGCCTTTAGATGATGCGCAAAAGGTCAGTTTATCTATTGGCGGCAAAAAATGGGAGCCCAATAACTACGATAGACGCCTTCACGGCTGGGTACCACTAATTACTGCCCTTGCTAAATCATATAACCTACCGGTGATTAGAGTAGGGATGGATATTGGTTTAGAAAATGTGATCGACACACTTTACCGTCTTGGCGTAAACCCTGTGCAATATAACTTGCCGGCAGTTCCTGCATCCCTTTTAGGATCTGTAGATTTACCACCATTAGAAGTTGCCCAAATCTACTCAACGATTGCAAATGCCGGTTATTACACACCCTTAAGAGCTATTAGAGAAGTAACTGACAGCAATAGCAATCTTTTAGCACAAGCAGAAGTTGATCCTATTCAAGCGGTAGAACCTGCGCCAAACTATCTCATTACTCAAGCGATGATCGATGTTGTGAACCAAGGAACCGCTGGTTCTGTTCGCCATAGCGTAGGTAACATTCGTATGGCTGCGAAAACAGGAACAACCAATGACTATCGCGATAGCTGGTTTGCTGGATTTACCGGCAACTACACCGCCGTTACTTGGGTTGGTCGTGATGACAACAAACCTATTAACCGATTAACAGGTACTCGCGGAGCGCTCCCAATTTGGGCAAATGCAATGAAAAACCTACATCTTGAGAGTATCTCGTTAGAAAAGCCAGGCGATATTATTGATGTTGCTGTAGATCTCTCTACAGGGCTGCTTCCACCAAGAGAGAAATGTGCCGATACAAAGATTCGTACCCTACCCTTTATTAGAGGGTATCAACCTAGCTATACAAGTGAATGTTATTACTTGCCAGCAACCCCAGACTCAGGAGGCTTTATTTTTGAATAG
- a CDS encoding transporter associated domain-containing protein, whose amino-acid sequence MAEEGSRKGESWLQRLGFDKNRDISVERLIQDCEAARVEGLISDDAAEMVRAIIAGSDQIVRDIMVPRAKMITIAIDDQPEEILKRIIESGHSRFPVLSENHEEIMGVLLSKDLLPYVGAKTLDIKSLIRPVEYVPEGKFVTALINDFRNKRTHLALVVDEYGSVSGLITIEDLLEQIVGDIDDEHDRAEEPKELVKVVGENLFVINALIPLEEFNTYFKRDFDEEDVETLSGLIMKNAGSLPAENDVVEIEDMCFKILPFTGNYINSVELSFKEVA is encoded by the coding sequence ATGGCTGAAGAAGGAAGTAGGAAAGGCGAGTCTTGGTTGCAACGACTAGGATTCGATAAAAATAGAGATATAAGTGTTGAGAGATTAATTCAAGATTGTGAAGCAGCAAGGGTTGAAGGATTAATCAGTGATGATGCGGCAGAAATGGTTCGGGCAATTATTGCCGGATCTGACCAAATTGTCAGAGATATCATGGTCCCTCGTGCAAAGATGATTACAATTGCGATTGATGATCAGCCAGAAGAGATTCTAAAACGAATCATTGAGTCTGGGCATTCACGTTTCCCTGTGTTATCTGAAAATCATGAAGAGATTATGGGCGTTTTATTATCAAAAGATTTGCTGCCTTATGTGGGGGCAAAGACGTTAGATATTAAATCATTGATCCGCCCAGTAGAGTATGTGCCTGAAGGGAAGTTTGTGACAGCGCTGATTAATGATTTTCGAAATAAACGCACACATCTTGCATTAGTAGTTGATGAGTATGGTTCTGTCTCAGGGCTTATTACGATTGAAGATCTATTAGAGCAGATTGTTGGCGATATAGATGATGAGCATGATCGTGCGGAAGAACCAAAAGAGCTGGTAAAAGTGGTGGGCGAAAATCTTTTTGTGATTAATGCCTTAATTCCCTTAGAGGAGTTTAATACCTATTTTAAACGAGATTTTGATGAAGAAGATGTGGAGACTTTAAGTGGTCTGATCATGAAAAATGCCGGTAGTTTACCTGCAGAAAATGATGTGGTAGAGATTGAGGATATGTGCTTTAAGATTCTTCCCTTTACCGGTAATTACATCAATAGCGTTGAATTATCATTTAAAGAGGTCGCTTAA
- a CDS encoding TAXI family TRAP transporter solute-binding subunit — translation MKKYLQLLCFTALFVMLLPVFANDKREIKILRQTPSALDRAISDHLCVSYEVIHPYHRCKEAYFEPGKLTRKERAEYDFIITSEQFFNEKLKRDFQLVLPLYHQAFTVVTRGIDEVSLFKPGMKYGVLQQKAQENVLSEVLKAMSVDERKLSVEHLESQDLVDRFCSFDLNVAFVIGAHPNKIVRQLNTLCDGEPISIVQELPKNFFQRHRYFYQTHVPKELYWRLPNDIETLSVRYLLAVNKSMDEADLDELMDSFINELEYNSSLPITEASILLNYNNLQTPLHEVGDELMEELQEEQASKQADLEEKQNEGML, via the coding sequence ATGAAAAAATATCTCCAATTGCTCTGTTTCACCGCTCTATTCGTCATGCTATTACCGGTATTTGCGAATGATAAACGTGAGATTAAGATATTAAGGCAGACACCATCGGCATTAGATCGGGCGATTAGTGATCATCTATGCGTAAGCTATGAAGTGATTCACCCTTATCATCGCTGTAAAGAAGCCTATTTTGAACCAGGAAAGCTCACTCGAAAAGAGCGTGCAGAGTATGATTTTATTATTACCTCCGAGCAATTTTTTAATGAAAAACTGAAACGAGATTTTCAATTAGTGCTGCCGTTATACCATCAAGCATTTACGGTGGTAACACGAGGGATTGATGAAGTTAGTCTTTTTAAACCGGGGATGAAATATGGCGTTTTACAACAAAAAGCGCAGGAAAATGTGCTCTCGGAAGTATTGAAAGCCATGAGTGTGGATGAGCGAAAATTATCGGTAGAGCATCTAGAATCTCAGGATTTAGTCGATCGTTTTTGTAGTTTTGATTTGAATGTTGCGTTTGTTATTGGTGCACATCCTAATAAGATTGTCCGCCAATTAAATACGCTCTGTGATGGTGAGCCTATTTCTATTGTGCAAGAACTTCCTAAAAACTTTTTCCAAAGGCATCGTTATTTTTATCAAACCCATGTTCCTAAAGAGCTCTATTGGCGTCTACCTAACGATATTGAAACATTGAGTGTCCGTTATCTATTAGCGGTGAATAAATCGATGGATGAAGCAGATCTAGATGAGTTAATGGATAGTTTTATTAATGAGCTTGAATATAATAGTAGTTTGCCAATCACAGAGGCTTCAATTTTATTAAATTACAATAATCTTCAAACGCCTTTACATGAAGTGGGTGATGAATTAATGGAAGAATTGCAAGAAGAACAGGCATCAAAGCAAGCTGATTTAGAAGAGAAACAAAATGAAGGTATGTTATAA
- the miaA gene encoding tRNA (adenosine(37)-N6)-dimethylallyltransferase MiaA, translating into MNKRVICLMGPTATGKTEMAMRIADELPVQIISVDSAMIYRHMDLGTAKPDSETLAKYPHKLINICEPTERYSTAEFRRDATLAIKESFDAGKTPLLVGGTFLYFQSLLEGISPIPSVSEPVLATLNERLIKEGSASLHQELLTVDPESGARLNPNDSQRVLRALSVFHETGQPLTYFWSLPKKSGLDYPFIKLALANNNEKKRNTQIANRYQSMIKSGLVEEVFNLRKHYPELNLDYPSMRAVGYRQIWNYLEEETTLEEAIELAIIATRQYAKRQRTWLRREENLTTFDVGAPSYAQNVLSTVNDFLAKQS; encoded by the coding sequence ATGAATAAGAGAGTAATTTGTTTAATGGGCCCAACTGCCACCGGAAAAACTGAAATGGCAATGCGCATAGCAGATGAGCTTCCTGTCCAAATTATCTCCGTTGATTCTGCGATGATTTATCGCCACATGGATCTTGGCACCGCCAAACCCGATAGCGAAACATTAGCAAAATACCCTCACAAACTAATTAACATCTGCGAACCAACAGAGCGATACTCTACAGCAGAATTTAGAAGAGATGCAACTCTTGCAATAAAGGAGAGCTTTGATGCCGGTAAAACACCACTCCTTGTCGGTGGAACATTCCTCTATTTCCAATCTTTACTCGAGGGTATTTCCCCAATCCCTTCTGTTAGTGAGCCTGTCTTAGCAACCTTAAATGAACGCTTAATAAAGGAAGGCTCTGCTTCACTTCATCAAGAACTCCTCACAGTGGACCCTGAAAGCGGCGCACGACTCAATCCTAATGATTCTCAACGTGTATTACGCGCATTAAGTGTTTTTCATGAAACAGGACAGCCACTAACCTACTTTTGGTCTCTACCTAAAAAATCAGGCTTAGATTATCCTTTTATCAAACTTGCACTTGCTAATAACAATGAGAAAAAACGCAATACACAGATCGCCAATCGCTATCAAAGTATGATCAAATCAGGGCTAGTTGAAGAAGTATTTAATCTACGGAAACACTATCCTGAGCTGAACCTTGATTATCCATCAATGCGCGCCGTAGGGTATCGTCAAATCTGGAACTATCTTGAAGAAGAAACCACATTAGAAGAAGCCATAGAGCTTGCAATTATTGCAACTAGACAATACGCCAAAAGACAAAGAACTTGGTTACGCCGCGAGGAGAATCTCACAACTTTTGATGTCGGAGCACCTAGTTATGCCCAAAATGTTCTTTCTACAGTCAATGATTTTTTAGCAAAACAATCATGA
- a CDS encoding KamA family radical SAM protein, whose translation MSRYWTSLEDLYSENLLTESSEIETVAREFQIKVSPTMQAQMADSKGGDYDALVRQFVPSKEEANILPSELDDPIGDRRFSPAPGVVHRYEDRALLKITQLCEVYCRFCFRKEMIGQKGETLSKPDLALAMEYFRAHKELWEVILTGGDPLVLSARRLAEALDALVEIDHIKSIRIHTRIPVISPEKITDELLNLLESIVDRGKALTIVLHANHASEFSLSARKALLALRKRGVLLISQSVLLKGVNDSLPVLTDLMRTLIENGVKPYYLHQMDLARGTSHFVVENERGIALVNALRESVSGICVPRLIIEIPEGEGKRVLA comes from the coding sequence ATGAGCCGATATTGGACGAGTCTCGAGGATCTTTATTCTGAAAATTTATTAACCGAAAGTTCAGAGATTGAAACGGTTGCTAGAGAATTTCAAATTAAAGTCAGTCCAACAATGCAAGCGCAGATGGCAGACTCTAAGGGGGGTGATTATGATGCTTTAGTGCGTCAGTTTGTTCCATCTAAAGAAGAAGCGAATATCCTACCAAGTGAATTAGATGATCCTATTGGTGATCGCCGTTTCTCGCCGGCTCCTGGAGTTGTACATCGTTATGAGGATCGTGCACTTTTAAAGATTACTCAGCTTTGCGAGGTTTATTGCCGATTTTGTTTTCGTAAAGAGATGATCGGGCAAAAAGGGGAAACGTTATCAAAACCAGATCTGGCTTTAGCCATGGAGTATTTCAGGGCCCATAAAGAGCTATGGGAAGTCATTTTGACGGGTGGAGATCCGCTTGTACTTTCTGCGAGGCGCTTGGCAGAGGCTTTAGATGCGCTTGTAGAAATCGATCATATAAAAAGTATTCGAATTCATACGAGAATCCCTGTGATTTCGCCAGAGAAAATCACAGATGAATTATTAAATCTTTTAGAGAGTATAGTAGATCGCGGTAAAGCATTAACAATTGTATTGCATGCCAATCATGCATCTGAATTCTCTTTATCTGCGCGAAAAGCATTATTAGCGCTTCGTAAGCGTGGTGTATTATTGATCTCTCAATCAGTGCTATTAAAGGGAGTGAATGATTCTTTGCCGGTATTAACCGATCTCATGCGAACGTTAATTGAAAATGGCGTGAAACCTTATTATCTGCATCAAATGGATTTAGCGCGGGGGACAAGTCATTTTGTGGTAGAAAATGAGCGAGGGATTGCGCTTGTCAATGCGCTTCGGGAATCTGTTTCCGGCATTTGTGTCCCTCGTTTGATTATAGAAATTCCTGAAGGGGAAGGTAAGCGCGTTTTAGCCTAG
- a CDS encoding integrase core domain-containing protein, whose translation MFTVLGENTVMNIHRKTKLTPFHREEIWRLHHQEKFTVTYLAERFMVSRPTIYKVLKQGRLNLFVPLASKNERYRTIKYGIKRLAKIEKSIEEKLKKRAKRYNKNYPGEMVHVDTKRLPLLKGDLKNRTREYLFVGIDDFSRELYAGIYPDKSQFSAAEFLRWDLLEQCPYTVECTYSDNGREYKGTSEHAFVEMCLTHKINQKFTKPACPQTNGKAERVIRTLMEMWHNQEEFISSDDRKKS comes from the coding sequence TTGTTTACAGTATTAGGAGAAAATACTGTTATGAATATCCATCGAAAAACAAAATTAACGCCGTTTCATCGAGAAGAGATTTGGCGATTACATCATCAAGAAAAATTTACCGTAACCTATCTAGCTGAGCGTTTTATGGTAAGCAGACCTACGATCTATAAAGTACTAAAACAAGGTAGATTGAACTTGTTTGTGCCATTAGCTAGTAAAAATGAACGTTATAGAACAATTAAGTATGGCATTAAACGTCTTGCAAAGATTGAAAAATCTATTGAAGAGAAACTTAAAAAGAGGGCTAAACGTTATAACAAAAACTATCCTGGCGAGATGGTCCATGTGGATACTAAACGGCTCCCTCTTTTAAAAGGAGATCTTAAAAATCGCACTAGAGAGTATTTATTTGTAGGAATTGATGATTTTTCAAGAGAACTTTATGCCGGTATTTATCCTGATAAATCACAGTTTAGTGCTGCTGAATTTCTTCGATGGGATCTGTTAGAACAGTGTCCCTATACTGTAGAATGCACTTATTCGGATAATGGTCGTGAGTATAAAGGTACATCAGAACATGCCTTTGTCGAAATGTGTCTAACACATAAGATTAATCAAAAGTTTACAAAGCCAGCTTGCCCTCAAACGAATGGAAAAGCAGAAAGAGTCATTCGAACACTCATGGAAATGTGGCATAATCAGGAAGAGTTTATCAGTTCAGATGATCGGAAAAAAAGCTAA
- the hflD gene encoding high frequency lysogenization protein HflD — protein MDRNQVIALSAILQSAILVNRLATIGSIPNEERNPLLHSIFAMTPENIQDVYDGVENIKPGLQGFAQGLKNVPSQAKIYFYSLISLEKSLSNDSETLTILASGLESISTRLQHFDMTHENIIAGIADLYTQTLSKLSPRIMVRGDQAVLSQPHITNEIRTLLLAGIRSAMLWRQYGGTKFSLLWPWNKLPETAHQILLEI, from the coding sequence ATGGATAGAAATCAGGTGATTGCACTTTCGGCAATCTTACAATCAGCAATACTTGTGAATCGATTAGCAACAATTGGCTCCATCCCCAACGAGGAGCGTAATCCATTACTTCACAGCATATTTGCGATGACACCTGAAAATATCCAAGATGTTTACGATGGTGTTGAAAATATTAAGCCGGGCTTACAAGGATTCGCGCAAGGATTAAAAAATGTGCCTAGCCAAGCCAAAATTTACTTCTATTCGCTAATCTCTCTAGAAAAAAGTTTAAGTAATGATTCAGAGACATTAACAATTCTAGCAAGTGGCTTAGAATCAATCTCAACACGCTTACAGCACTTTGATATGACCCATGAAAATATCATTGCCGGTATTGCCGATCTTTATACGCAAACATTAAGTAAACTCTCCCCTAGAATTATGGTAAGGGGCGATCAAGCAGTTTTAAGCCAGCCACATATCACAAACGAAATTAGAACACTTTTATTAGCAGGAATTCGCTCAGCAATGCTCTGGCGCCAATATGGCGGTACTAAATTTTCACTACTCTGGCCTTGGAATAAATTACCAGAAACAGCGCATCAAATTCTTCTTGAAATTTAA
- a CDS encoding integrase core domain-containing protein, protein MNIHRKTKLTPFHLEEIWRLHHLEEIWRLHHQEKFTVTYLAERFMVSRPTIYKVLKQGRLNLFVPLASKNERYRTIKYGIKRLAKIEKSIEEKLKKRAKRYNKNYPGEMVHVDTKRLPLLKGDLKNRTREYLFVGIDDFSRELYAGIYPDKSQFSAAEFLRWDLSEQCPYTVECTYSDNGREYKGTSEHAFVEMCLTHKINQKFTKPACPQTNGKAERVIRTLMEMWHNQEEFISSDDRKKKLKRFLNYYNTVKPHKGINGLTPYEVLENYFNTEV, encoded by the coding sequence ATGAATATCCATCGAAAAACAAAATTAACGCCGTTTCATCTAGAAGAGATTTGGCGATTACATCATCTAGAAGAGATTTGGCGATTACATCATCAAGAAAAATTTACCGTAACCTATCTAGCTGAGCGTTTTATGGTAAGCAGACCTACGATCTATAAAGTACTAAAACAAGGTAGATTGAACTTGTTTGTGCCATTAGCTAGTAAAAATGAACGTTATAGAACAATTAAGTATGGCATTAAACGTCTTGCAAAGATTGAAAAATCTATTGAAGAGAAACTTAAAAAGAGGGCTAAACGTTATAACAAAAACTATCCTGGCGAGATGGTCCATGTGGATACTAAACGGCTCCCTCTTTTAAAAGGGGATCTTAAAAATCGCACTAGAGAGTATTTATTTGTAGGAATTGATGATTTTTCAAGAGAACTTTATGCCGGTATTTATCCTGATAAATCACAGTTTAGTGCTGCTGAATTTCTTCGATGGGATCTGTCAGAACAGTGTCCCTATACTGTAGAATGCACCTATTCGGATAATGGTCGTGAGTATAAAGGTACATCAGAACATGCCTTTGTCGAAATGTGCCTAACACATAAGATTAATCAAAAGTTTACAAAGCCAGCTTGCCCTCAAACGAATGGAAAAGCAGAAAGAGTCATTCGAACACTCATGGAAATGTGGCATAATCAGGAGGAGTTTATCAGTTCAGATGATCGGAAAAAGAAGCTAAAACGATTTTTGAACTATTACAACACAGTAAAACCTCATAAGGGTATTAATGGTTTAACGCCTTATGAAGTTTTAGAAAATTATTTTAACACTGAAGTGTAA
- a CDS encoding integrase core domain-containing protein: MNIHRKTKLTPFHREEIWRLHHQEKFTVTYLAERFMVSRPTIYKVLKQGRLNLFVPLASKNERYRTIKYGIKRLAKIEKSIEEKLKKRAKRYNKNYPGEMVHVDTKRLPLLKGDLKNRTREYLFVGIDDFSRELYAGIYPDKSQFSAAEFLRWDLSEQCPYTVECTYSDNGREYKGTSEHAFVEMCLTHKINQKFTKPACPQTNGKAERVIRTLMEMWHNQEEFISSDDRKKKLKRFLNYYNTVKPHKGINGLTPYEVLENYFNTEV, translated from the coding sequence ATGAATATCCATCGAAAAACAAAATTAACGCCGTTTCATCGAGAAGAGATTTGGCGATTACATCATCAAGAAAAATTTACCGTAACCTATCTAGCTGAGCGTTTTATGGTAAGCAGACCTACGATCTATAAAGTACTAAAACAAGGTAGATTGAACTTGTTTGTGCCATTAGCTAGTAAAAATGAACGTTATAGAACAATTAAGTATGGCATTAAACGTCTTGCAAAGATTGAAAAATCTATTGAAGAGAAACTTAAAAAGAGGGCTAAACGTTATAACAAAAACTATCCTGGCGAGATGGTCCATGTGGATACTAAACGGCTCCCTCTTTTAAAAGGGGATCTTAAAAATCGCACTAGAGAGTATTTATTTGTAGGAATTGATGATTTTTCAAGAGAACTTTATGCCGGTATTTATCCTGATAAATCACAGTTTAGTGCTGCTGAATTTCTTCGATGGGATCTGTCAGAACAGTGTCCCTATACTGTAGAATGCACCTATTCGGATAATGGTCGTGAGTATAAAGGTACATCAGAACATGCCTTTGTCGAAATGTGTCTAACACATAAGATTAATCAAAAGTTTACAAAGCCAGCTTGCCCTCAAACGAATGGAAAAGCAGAAAGAGTCATTCGAACACTCATGGAAATGTGGCATAATCAGGAAGAGTTTATCAGTTCAGATGATCGGAAAAAGAAGCTAAAACGATTTTTGAACTATTACAACACAGTAAAACCTCATAAGGGTATTAATGGTTTAACGCCTTATGAAGTTTTAGAAAATTATTTTAACACTGAAGTGTAA
- a CDS encoding fimbrial biogenesis chaperone, whose product MKKIIIAIFLLINIVNAQVSVDRSRAILQGTTKSQSIKLTNEGSLPYLAQAWVENEKGQKISTPIAALPILQRINPKQSKQVRLSVIGNAAAELPTDRESMLFLTVLGVPSTNNADVNSIGVALQTKIKLFYRPDGLTPYENNGWAKELTMNKSGNSMTINNPTAYHVVIYRFSNANSRKIIERDIVLKPFSSESVNVSLSNKFAILTINDFGGTDSL is encoded by the coding sequence ATGAAAAAGATAATCATTGCAATTTTTCTCTTAATCAATATCGTCAATGCACAGGTTTCAGTAGATAGATCACGTGCAATTTTACAAGGTACGACTAAATCACAATCTATAAAGCTCACTAACGAAGGAAGCCTACCTTACTTAGCACAAGCTTGGGTAGAAAATGAAAAGGGTCAAAAAATTTCAACCCCTATCGCAGCCCTTCCTATTTTACAACGTATTAACCCCAAACAGAGTAAGCAAGTAAGGTTATCAGTTATTGGTAATGCTGCAGCTGAGCTACCAACAGATAGAGAATCGATGCTCTTTTTAACAGTGTTAGGCGTTCCTTCTACAAATAATGCCGACGTGAATAGCATTGGTGTAGCCCTTCAAACTAAAATTAAATTATTTTATAGACCAGATGGGCTAACACCTTATGAAAACAATGGTTGGGCGAAAGAACTTACAATGAATAAATCCGGAAATTCAATGACCATCAATAACCCAACTGCCTACCATGTTGTGATTTATAGATTTTCCAATGCCAATTCAAGAAAAATAATTGAAAGAGATATCGTCTTAAAGCCTTTTAGTTCAGAGTCAGTAAATGTAAGTTTATCTAATAAGTTTGCAATATTAACCATTAATGACTTTGGCGGAACGGACTCACTATAA